CACATGTTCAACACCTGGAGCCTCTTGAATTGGACACTGTTGGTGTAGCTGGTAGATGTCCCAGTGTCACGCAGTCCTGACAGAGATACATTTGTCCAAACACAGAGGAGCCAAGtatgaatgtactgtatagtGACTAATGCATCTGGACATCTGCATctatgtacatacacacacccctGCAGACAACATAAAGTCACAGCTGACTCACTGACACTACAACACTGCCTTTATGCCCGATGACATGACAAAGTGATTATTTGCTCAGTCTATCGACTGAACAAATGTGCTGTTGCCCTGCAGGGTAATAACACAGTACAGCGAAATGCTTAGATCGGGTTTACCAAGGGTTACATGTACCAGTGTAGTCTTGAGACTTACTCTTCATGTCACTGTCCTCTGGGCCCGCGATAGCTGGAACATTCTGTGAGTCATTTCGGACtctgaggttaaaaaaaaaaaaattatatttaaactaATAAGAGagaactaaatatatatatgacaatatatatataacatatatatatatatatatatatatatatatatatatatttagttctCTCttattagtatatatatatatatatatatatatatatatatacacacacacacacatgcacacagagagagagagagagagagcgcgagagagacCCTTGCAGTACCGTCTATTCTCCTGCAGAGCTCTTCTGGCCTCCTGCTCCAGCCTGCGAACCTCCCTTTCAGCATCTACCAACTCCATTTCCGTTACTTTGCCATTGCCAAGATCTTCAAGTGAAGTATTCGGCGCCTGTAacataagaacaacaacatattaAGACTTTCAGCGTTCGCCACgaagaaaaatgtttgctctgtgACTACCGCAAAACTATTTCACGCTCCATCTTTACTCTCTGTAATGTGCATTGCTCCCGTTCCTGTAACACCATGAAGGTATTCTGCTTCTTTACTCAGAAATTCAATCAGAAATATATTACTGCTAGCAGTCCTGGGTTAAGTCAATGGACATGTGGCCTAAACTTGCCATGAAAATGAATGGCAGGCCCTGTTTTAAGTGCTATCTTTAACCTTTCCAACAGAGACTGAACCATCAGTGCAGATTCCAATCACTGTGTAATAAACTGTCAGTTTCCACAGACTTTGAAACTCCCTGAGTTATACTTGCTCACACCTACAGTTGGAATCAATGTCTTTGACAGGAAATTGGGCCATGAAGTCACACCCCATGTCTcgggtcttcttcttcttcttctgttaaaTCAACAGTATATTGAAAACATTACGGGCAGTGTACTTAACCATGTCATGTGGTGGTGACTGGGAAGCCATCATGTGATTGACATACAAATCGTAATctgtctgaaagaaaaagagatatctttatcattattacatACAGGCTTCACAGGAGATATTTATCACATACTTGAATGTGGGCTACAGCTATCAAGTTACATTAACACACAATGCAAATTTTCTAAGTTACTGTAATATTTTAGCcacagttaaataaatgtgtcctTAGTATATTTGTAATATGCATGTTTAGCGTAATCAAAATGACTCATTTCAAGTTGGTCATCCTGTCAAATAATAACTGTACAATACTGTCCATCAGTCTACTCATtacaataaatgaaatgtttcagtgtcatattcatttcacatttgtttatGTATCACTCTGAGACATGTCACATCGATGACCAGGTGACCGAACCGCTGACCTCTGGTGACCTGCTCCCTGACACATCATGGCTGGGGTCCAGCGGTTGCTCCATTTCTACATGCTACACCAGGGACTCACTCTCTCTTAGCGCTATTACGTCTGATGGCACATGCTAAAAATGTGCTAGTGGGtacagaggaaatggaaaaacctTAATTTCCCTCAGGATGCGTCCAAATACTGGCGAGCTTTCACATACATCATCAAAGACGTCACTGAACACCGCAAGGCGGTCTCTGCTGGGCCAGCTCTGCGCTGACAGCTTCCTCAGCTCCTGGATgtgagaggaacacacacacacacacacacacacacacacacacacacacgcacacgcacacgcacacgcatcGTTAGAAagtgaggatgtgtgtgagagtctgtgatTGTCTTTATTCATGCACCTTCTGCAAGAATATTGGGAGGGGCATTACAGAATTACCATCttattgaaaatgaacaaagtAGAAAGCCTGAaagttaaaacaattttttttttttaattaattgccATGGTTTGTATGACCAGTCTCACCTTTTGTAGTTTCCTCTCATGCATCTCTGCAATATTTCTTCCAGCCCACAGGCCCGGCTTGGCTATGAATTCCCTGTCAAACCATTGTTTAGTCTTTAGCTGGTCTTCATTATTCTGTCCTTCCTGGTCAGAATGGCTCGAGCACAATTGCTGTTTCCCCTCCGGAACAAATGAAGAGTTGGGCTTCTTCTTTGAAATAGCTCTCTGCTGGGACGGCACAGAGTTTGAGGAACGACGAACCACCTCGGGCAGACGGACACCTCCTCTTCCGTCTGCATGTGATGAGTGATCAGCAGCCTGGTCTCGTCCTGGGTCCGAGACCTCGGCCTCTACCAAAGCGGTGCTGGCGGTGAGCGCAGAGGGAGACTCACGGGTCAGGGTCTTTGTTCGTCTCTGCCGGACTGTCAGAGGGTTTGGGGTTTCTTCTGGGCCCCGAGACGTCCTCCAGAAAGACTGCTTTGAGTCCACGTGCTGCGCTCTGTGGTTCAGGCCGCGGGGCCCCAGATGACCCGAGGAGTAGGTCAGGATATCGGCCTTCTGACCAGCTTCAGCCGCCAGCAGCAGTCTGCGGATGTCGCTCCCAAAGCACCCAGGCTTTGGCCTACTGCCGCTGGACATGGCTATGAAGGCACAAAGcatattgttatattataagTACATTAAAAGCAATGTCAAATCTACTAACACTCACGTCTTGTTCAATTGTTCAATGTACATTTCGTATAGGCTATTATACAGCAGATATGAGATGTTACCAATAACTTTTCTATAAACTGAATTTAGCtgacaacaacatgaaaacagatGGATGACTTTGCAATCAAACCGTTCTGTGGAAACAAACTGTgggaaagtgacattttcaaatattcacactgTGCTCTAACCAATCAGAGAGCGCTTCCGTATTCGTGAGGCACCAAGCACAGAGCAACAACAAGTGCTTAGTGGTTAGTTTTGATTTTACGTGACATATTGTTAATAAGCAGCTGAAGCATGTAAAGACAGCGGACGAACAGAAAACCTAAATAATAACCCCACCTGTTTGCTGAATGTACTTTAGTGCGGAGTCACGACTGGAGACGAACTTTCGTCGTGTCCACAACGGTCCGTCTTTTACCCGGTCGCCATGGAGACCGAAACGCGTAAGGCCCGCGATGCGTTTGGAGTCTTGATAAAAATCGTACCCAAGAGCTTTCAGGTACATGACTTAGACCTCACTTGGACATCAAAGTCGTCTTACAGCTGACATAGATAGCCAATTCATAAAGGTTTACatgattaatatatatattgtaatagCTTTATGATTTGATATGAATGATTAGAGCCCTATAATTGATAAATCAGGCAGAATTTAATAAAATAGAGAAGGTGGAGTTCATTCTGAAAGTTTTGAAAGTAGGATATAGTGTGACTAAATGATAAAAAAGTGGTTTCATTTCCCTGTTTTCCTTCCTTATTTTCGACAACTGAATGCCAACTCCCAGTT
The sequence above is a segment of the Scophthalmus maximus strain ysfricsl-2021 chromosome 10, ASM2237912v1, whole genome shotgun sequence genome. Coding sequences within it:
- the LOC118283377 gene encoding uncharacterized protein C6orf118 isoform X1; the protein is MYLKALGYDFYQDSKRIAGLTRFGLHGDRVKDGPLWTRRKFVSSRDSALKYIQQTAMSSGSRPKPGCFGSDIRRLLLAAEAGQKADILTYSSGHLGPRGLNHRAQHVDSKQSFWRTSRGPEETPNPLTVRQRRTKTLTRESPSALTASTALVEAEVSDPGRDQAADHSSHADGRGGVRLPEVVRRSSNSVPSQQRAISKKKPNSSFVPEGKQQLCSSHSDQEGQNNEDQLKTKQWFDREFIAKPGLWAGRNIAEMHERKLQKELRKLSAQSWPSRDRLAVFSDVFDDVCESSPVFGRILREIKTDYDLYVNHMMASQSPPHDMAPNTSLEDLGNGKVTEMELVDAEREVRRLEQEARRALQENRRVRNDSQNVPAIAGPEDSDMKRLRDTGTSTSYTNSVQFKRLQVLNMWREIQQLEEEINEKLVCTVTTTATEKHIKVLKTEALRLIASSDRLKTTNKDLENKINIVLNREKSSKTMRRTLWDEIQCDLKTESE
- the LOC118283377 gene encoding uncharacterized protein C6orf118 isoform X3, which codes for MYLKALGYDFYQDSKRIAGLTRFGLHGDRVKDGPLWTRRKFVSSRDSALKYIQQTAMSSGSRPKPGCFGSDIRRLLLAAEAGQKADILTYSSGHLGPRGLNHRAQHVDSKQSFWRTSRGPEETPNPLTVRQRRTKTLTRESPSALTASTALVEAEVSDPGRDQAADHSSHADGRGGVRLPEVVRRSSNSVPSQQRAISKKKPNSSFVPEGKQQLCSSHSDQEGQNNEDQLKTKQWFDREFIAKPGLWAGRNIAEMHERKLQKELRKLSAQSWPSRDRLAVFSDVFDDVCESSPVFGRILREIKAPNTSLEDLGNGKVTEMELVDAEREVRRLEQEARRALQENRRVRNDSQNVPAIAGPEDSDMKRLRDTGTSTSYTNSVQFKRLQVLNMWREIQQLEEEINEKLVCTVTTTATEKHIKVLKTEALRLIASSDRLKTTNKDLENKINIVLNREKSSKTMRRTLWDEIQCDLKTESE
- the LOC118283377 gene encoding uncharacterized protein LOC118283377 isoform X2; translated protein: MYLKALGYDFYQDSKRIAGLTRFGLHGDRVKDGPLWTRRKFVSSRDSALKYIQQTAMSSGSRPKPGCFGSDIRRLLLAAEAGQKADILTYSSGHLGPRGLNHRAQHVDSKQSFWRTSRGPEETPNPLTVRQRRTKTLTRESPSALTASTALVEAEVSDPGRDQAADHSSHADGRGGVRLPEVVRRSSNSVPSQQRAISKKKPNSSFVPEGKQQLCSSHSDQEGQNNEDQLKTKQWFDREFIAKPGLWAGRNIAEMHERKLQKELRKLSAQSWPSRDRLAVFSDVFDDTDYDLYVNHMMASQSPPHDMAPNTSLEDLGNGKVTEMELVDAEREVRRLEQEARRALQENRRVRNDSQNVPAIAGPEDSDMKRLRDTGTSTSYTNSVQFKRLQVLNMWREIQQLEEEINEKLVCTVTTTATEKHIKVLKTEALRLIASSDRLKTTNKDLENKINIVLNREKSSKTMRRTLWDEIQCDLKTESE
- the LOC118283377 gene encoding uncharacterized protein LOC118283377 isoform X4 — its product is MYLKALGYDFYQDSKRIAGLTRFGLHGDRVKDGPLWTRRKFVSSRDSALKYIQQTAMSSGSRPKPGCFGSDIRRLLLAAEAGQKADILTYSSGHLGPRGLNHRAQHVDSKQSFWRTSRGPEETPNPLTVRQRRTKTLTRESPSALTASTALVEAEVSDPGRDQAADHSSHADGRGGVRLPEVVRRSSNSVPSQQRAISKKKPNSSFVPEGKQQLCSSHSDQEGQNNEDQLKTKQWFDREFIAKPGLWAGRNIAEMHERKLQKELRKLSAQSWPSRDRLAVFSDVFDDAPNTSLEDLGNGKVTEMELVDAEREVRRLEQEARRALQENRRVRNDSQNVPAIAGPEDSDMKRLRDTGTSTSYTNSVQFKRLQVLNMWREIQQLEEEINEKLVCTVTTTATEKHIKVLKTEALRLIASSDRLKTTNKDLENKINIVLNREKSSKTMRRTLWDEIQCDLKTESE